The Thalassospira sp. TSL5-1 sequence CCGCAACATCAGGGAATTTGTCACGACAGAAACAGAACTCAACGCCATTGCTGCCCCAGCAATCGCCGGGCTAAGAATGCCAAAGGCCGCCAGCGGCACCCCAATCACATTATAACCAAACGCCCAAAACAGATTTTGGGTGATCTTGCGGCGGGTAACGATGGAAATATCAATGGCCCCCGCCACCAGCGCCGGATCGGAACGCATAAGCGTGATACCTGCCGTTTCCATCGCAACATCGGTGCCGCCGCCCATTGCAATGCCCACATCTGCCGCCGCAAGTGCGGGTGCATCATTGATACCATCCCCGACCATTGCCACATGGCGGCCTTCCTTGCGTAGTTTCTCGACCTCGCGGGCCTTGTCCTGCGGGCGAATACGGCCCCGCCAGCTTTCAAGGCCAATCTGTTTGGCAACATGGGCGGCCACATCTTCGGCATCCCCCGAGAGCATGATGCTGTCAATGCCACGCGATTTCAGGTCCGAAACGGCCGCAATCGCGCTGTCCCGTATTTTATCTTCCAGTGCCAAATAACCGGCAAATCGGCCATCAATTGCCACCAGCACAACCGTACTGCCGGTTTGCTCAGCCTGTTTGACGTTCTCGGCCACACTATGTTCCGGCAAGGCCACATCGTGATCCTTCAGCAGGCTTTCGGTACCGATCAAAATGGCATGCCCCTCAACCGTGCCACCAACACCGGCACCGGTCGTGCCCTTAAAATCGGCGACGTCGGCCAATTTCAATTCGCGATCCGCCGCGGCCTTGACAACCGCCTGTGCCAAAGGATGTTCGCTTGCCGCCTGCACGGAGGCTATCAAACGCAGGAATTCCTTTTCATCCCAATCATTCGACGAAATGACAACATCGGTAACGGTTGGCACACCCTCTGTCAGGGTGCCGGTTTTATCGAAAATAACGGCGTCAACATTATGCGCCTGCTCCAGGGCCTCGAAATTGCGAATAAGAATACCCGAACGGGCAGCGGCCCCCGTCCCTGCAACCAGTGCCGTTGGTGTTGCCAGGCCCAAAGCACACGGACAGGCAATAACCAGCACCGATACAGCCGACACAATTGCGGTTTCTAGGGTAAACCCGGCCATCAGCCAGCCCGCAAACGTCACCAGTGCAATTAAAATAATGATCGGCACAAAAACCGCCGCAACCTTGTCCACCATTTGCTGAACTGGCGCTTTGCCCGTTTGCGCCTGTTCCACCAGGCGAATAATGCGCGACAATGTCGTGTCTTGACCAACCGCATTCACGCAAATATCCAGGCGTCCGGTGCCGTTCACAGCGCCCCCGACAACCTCGTCACCACTTTTGCGCAATACAGGCCGGGTTTCGCCGGTAATCAGCGATTCATCAATCTCGCTTTCGCCCGAGGTCACAACACCATCAATTGGTAGCTTCTCGCCAGGACGAACCCGCACGATATCGTCAACTTGCAAATCATCGACGGAAACTTCGGTTTCCTCACCACTTTGCGGGTCCAGGCGGCGGGCTTTGCGCGGGCGCAATGCCATCAATTCACGAATGGCGGCAGAAGCGCCACGTTTCGCCCGCTCCTCCATGATCTTGCCGCCCAAAATCAGCGTGATGATGACCGCCGAGGCTTCAAAATACAGGTGGCCTTCGCCCGTAGTCCCGGGCTGCAACATGTTATAAAGGCTAAGAAAATAAGCCGCCGACGTACCAAGGGCCACCAGCACATCCATATTGGCCGCGCGATTGCGCAATGCCGCCCATGCCCCCCGATAAAACCGCCAGCCAATAATAAACTGCACCGGCGTCGCCAGCGCCAGTTCGCCCCAGGCAGGCAACCGATAATCAACACCAAGATACATCCAGATCATTTGCCCAACCAAGGGTGCCGCCAAAATGATGGATGCCACCAGCCACCAAATCGCATAATCCTTGTGTCCGTCCGCAGCACTGTCTGTCTGGCTTTGCCCGTTATTACGTGAAACCGCGTGGTAGCCCGCCTTTTCAACCGCCCGGAGCACCTGCCGGTCCTTGACAGTTCCTGGCAAAACCGACAGGTCAGCACGCTCCAGGGCAAGATTGACGGTTGCAGAAACAACACCAGGCAACTTCGCCAGTGCTTTTTCCACCCGGCCCGAGCAACTCGCACAGGTCATTCCATCGATATCATAAGACAGTTTCTCTTCTGCGACGTCGTACCCGGCCTTGCGCACAGCACTTGCCAACGCCTTGGCATCGGATGCTACATTCTCAGCCAATCGAACATGGGCCGAATTCATCGCAAGGTTAACGTCAACCTCTTCGACCCCATCAAGTTTTTTCAGGGCCTTTTCCACGCGCCCGGCACAAGAGGCGCATGTCATGCCGCCAACGTCAAAACTAAGGTCGCGATCATAGCTGACCTTTTGCCGGTCAGAACTTTTCTTCACTGTCATAGCGAGTACCTCGCAAATTTCATCATTTGAGACAGCATAAAGTTTCCAGCCACTGGAAGGTCAAGCTTTCAATCAAGGTAATATGAAGTAGAGACATTTGAGCATCGCCATCGCTGGTCTACCATAGGTAGTGTTACCTGATCTTCCCGGCCCATTTTATTGATAGAACAAACGACCCCAAACAAAGCAAAAGGGCCACCGATGACGGCAGCCCTTTTAAAATCGCTTAAATCCGTTCCTGATGTGAACGCCTTACCCGTGTGGGCTCGGTTCACCAACAGCGCGGAACTGAATGTAGTTCGGCAAGCCCATCATATCGATCAGACGGATCTGCTGTTCCAGCCAATGGGCATGGTCTTCTTCACTGTCATCAAGCAGCACGGTCAGCATGTTACGGGTCTGATAGTCACCCTCAACTTCTGCAAGCTTGATGGCTTCTTTCAGATACTTGATCACCATATATTCATGTTCCAGATCATTCTTCATCATCTCCGGAACCGTCTGCCCGACATTGATCGGGGTGCGCGATGCCGTGTCGGGCACACCTTCCAGGAACAGAATACGTTCGATCAAGCGTTTGGCATGATCAAGTTCTTCGTCTTTTTCATGGTGCATGCGCTCATACAGCGCGTGCAACCCCCAATCCAGATACATTTCCGCATGGGTATTATACTGGTCTGCGGCCGAAAGCTCTGCTGTCAGCTGACGGTTCAGGATATCAATAACGTTCTGGCTGCCTTTCATGGCGCTCGCTCCTTAAACTGATTAATCGCCGTCGCCGGAACGGCTCTGGATGAAATTCTGAATGCCAACATTATCGAGCTGCCACTGCTGGGTTTCAAGCCAGTCGACATGTTCTTCCTGATCTTCCAGGAACGACACAAGCAGATCGCGCGTGACAAAATCTTCTGCCTTTTCGCAGGCCGAAATGGCTTCACGCAGTAATGGCAAGGCTGCAAGCTCGTATTTCATGTCGCAATCGACAATCTCGCTTACATTTTCGCCAATCAACAATTTGTTGAGATTCTGCAGGTTGGGCAGACCATCCAGGAACAAAATACGTTCGATCAGGTCATCGGCACGTTTCATTTCCTTGATGGAAAGTTTGTATTCATATTCGCCCATTTCGACCACGCCCCAATTTTTGAGCATGCGGGCGTGTAAAAAGTACTGGTTAATCGCAGTCAGCTGATTGGTGAGGGTGCGATTAAGGTAACCAATGATCTGCCGATCACCTTTCATATTATGTCTCCTCCATATGGCATGTCGGCATTCTGGTAATCACCGTTACCTTTTTCAAGAAAAAACACCGTTATTGATTACCACTATCAATAATTTAGCTGTTTTTCTTAAAATATCTCAAAATAAAGGCTCAAGTAAAAATCAGTCTCAAGTAAAATCACTGCAAACAATTATCGTTCGGATGTCGAGGCTATGCTTATGCTATTCAACCTGTCTGAATCGCATCGAATCGGAACCGTTACTGAAACGCCATTTTCATCTATCCGTGCAAGATCACAATATCATGCTGATCCGTCTTAAGAACAATCACGTCAGAGGCGCAACTGCGATGAGCAAAACCAGCTTGCACGAAAAAAACCTGCACGGTCGAAAAACCGGCAGGCTTGCATCATATAGGATTTTCAGATTTCAGACATACAAAAAGCCGGGTCATAATGGCCCGGCTTCTGCATACAGCAGCCTACAATGTTAGACGCTGTCGATATTTGTCCGCTTGATCAGGCGATCGCGTCGCGTGCAGCTTTACGTGCAACGTCTTTGATCTGCCAGCGGGAAATCCCGACATCATCCAAGTCACGGGCGTCGAGATCGTAAAGTTCGTTCGCGACTGACCGTGCATAGGCCCAACGACGAACAGCAACGATGATACTGGACAAGAACATGTTGAACCTCCTGTGCTTCAAACTGATGGGCGCTCAATCACGGTGACTTCGTGTTACCGGATGCGCCCTGCTCCGTTCTTCTGCGATGCAATATGCCCAAACTTGTCATGTTTCTCAATCCACCAAGTTTGCATATCATCTGTTCCATATAGTCATAATTGAATGGGTTCAATTTCGTGAAAATTTATCTTTCTGCCTATAAACATTGGAATAGTCACTATTTTTCACCTTTACGGATATTCCGCAGCGCAACCGAAACAACCATCATTCAAGCAGCACAATATCTATGCCGAGCCGATGACACACCCCATCGAACACGTTTTTGATGGCTAGGCCATAATGCTCTCCGCGCTGATGTCCTGCAGGGTCAAGCCGATAATTGCAGTCAATTATGCGCAGCTTCGTGATGTTGTCGTCATAAACGCTATATCGCCCACCTCAAATGTTAGCGCTACCATTTTTTGTAACAGTTCACTTCAAAATGGGTTTTTGAAATAGTTTGTTACATCATAGCGGATGCAAAAGCCAATCACCGGGCGCATGGTCCAACCATCAATAAAAAAGCCCGGGAGGAAAAATGTACGCGCTTAAATCAAAACCCCATTCATCCTATGCAAAAAAAGCCGCCTTTTGTGCCTCTGCCCTACTGGCCCTTGTGCCAGCCATCGCGCAGGCCGAACCGACCGTCGAAGTTTTGCATTACTGGACATCAGGTGGTGAAGCCAAGGCCGCCGTTGCCCTTAAAAAGGACTTCGAGGCACATGGCGGCAAATGGATAGACAGCCCGGTTGCAGGCGGTGGAGGCTCTGCAGCGATGACGGTGCTGCGTTCCAGGGTATTGGCAGGCGATGCCCCGACTGCCGTGCAATTAAAAAGCCCGGCAATCATGGAATGGGCCGAACAAGGTGCGCTTGCCAATCTTGACGACGTCGCCAAAAAGGAAAAATGGGACGAAATCCTGCCCAAACGCCTAAGCACCCTTATGAAATATGACGGCCATTATGTTGCCGTGCCGGTCAATATTCACCGCACCGATATGATTTGGGCCAACCCGGAAGTGCTGGCAAAGGTCGGAGCATCAAAGGTTCCGTCAAACTGGGATGACTTCAACAAACTGGCCGAAAAACTCAAGGCCCAGGGTATTGTGCCGCTGGCACTGGGCGGCCAGCCGTGGCAGGAAACCATTTTGTTTGAGAATGTCGTATTGGGGATCGGCGGTACCGAATTCTATCAAAAGGCCCTGATTGACCTTGATGAAGATGCGTTGAAATCAGACACCATGAAAAAGGTGTTTGACGAAATGCGCATTCTGCGCGTCTTTGTCGATGAAGACTTTGCCGGGCGCGACTGGAACCTTGCAACCGCAATGGTCATGAACGGTAAGGCCGCCATGCAGGTTATGGGCGACTGGGCAAAGGGCGAATTCCTGGCCGCGGGCAAAGTACCGGGTAAAGATTTCCTGTGTCAGGCAACGCCGTCCAATCATGGCTATCTCTTCAATACCGACAGCTTTGCCATGTTCAGCGTCGAAGGTGCCGACAAAATCGAGGGACAAAACCTCCTCGCCAGCCTGATTCTCGGTCAAAAATTCCAGGAAACCTTCAACCTGCTCAAAGGTTCGATCCCGGCACGTCTGGGTGTTCCGATGGACAAGTTCGACATGTGCGCCCTGCAATCTGAAAAAGACATGCAGGCATCCCAGGCATCAGACGGCTTTTTGCCCTCGGTTGGTGTCAATATGGCTCTGCCCGGCAACTTAACCGGCGCCATTATCGATACGGTGACCTCGCATTTCAATTCTGAAATGTCGTCGCAGGAGGCCGTTGATAAACTGGTTCAGGCCGTAAATCTGGCAAAAGAATAAATCTGGTCGGCGCGTGCCGGATCATCATCAGCAATATGATCCGGCACGGACCGCGCGCCGCCCCCCCCTTGAAATCATTTGCATCTTTGCCAGAGAAACAACGAAGATGATGATATCCCACCCATTTATTCCATGAAGTATAAACTGCAATTCTATAAAAGGCTCTAATCACAAATCTGGAATTGCGTTTAAATCGAATCAATACTGTCTTTATTGTAACAATATGTTTCAAACACTAGGTGTGGAAACGACCTGTTACAGTTTTGTGGATGCAATAAGGGCCCTCTCGCAGCATGGTGTCGCTGCAATTGGTTTAAAACCAGGGAGGAAACCCGAAATGAAACTTAGCAAATCCATTCTTGCTGCCAGTGTCGGCATTGCAGCCCTTGCCTCGGCATCGCTTGCACATGCAGAACCGACCGCTGAAGTCCTGCATTGGTGGACTTCTGGCGGCGAAGCAAAAGCCGTTGCAGCCCTGAAAAAGGACTTTGAAGAGCACGGCGGAAAATGGGAAGACAGCCCGGTTGCCGGTGGGGCCGGCGATGCCGCCATGACCGTCCTGCGTTCGCGCGTTCTGTCAGGCGATGCGCCGAGTGCGGTTCAGCTTAAAGGCCCTGCCATTCAGGAATGGGCTGAACAGGGTGCACTGGCCAATCTTGATGATGTCGCCAAAAAGGAAGACTGGGATGCCGTCATTCCCAAACGCATCCAGGACATCATGAAATATGACGGCGACTATGTTGCTGTTCCGGTGAACATCCACCGTGTCAACTGGATCTGGTCGAACCCGGAACTTCTTGCCAAGGTCGGCGCCAAGGAAGGCCCGAAAACCTGGAAAGAATTCAACGAACTTGCAGAAAAACTGAAGGCTGCTGGCATTACCCCGCTGGCGCATGGTGGTCAGCCGTGGCAGGACGCAACGATTTTTGAAACCGTTGTCCTGGGTATGGGGGGGCCGGAGTTTTATCAGCAGGCCCTGGTTGACCTGGATGAAGACGCCCTGAAATCCGACACCATGAAAAAAGTGTTTGATGAAATGCGCACCATCCGTGGTTACGTTGATCCGGACTTCCCCGGTCGTGACTGGAACCTGGCAACCGCGATGGTCATGAATGGCAAAGCAGCCATGCAGATCATGGGTGACTGGGCCAAAGGCGAATTCCTTGCTGCCGGTAAAGTCCCGGGCAAAGACTTCCTCTGCTCTGCCACTCCGGCGGATGACGGCAATGGCTTCCTGTTTAACACCGACAGCTTTGCCATGTTCAAAGTCAGCGGCGAAGACAAAATTGAAGGCCAGAAGCTCCTTGCCGAGCTGATCATGGGCAAAAAGTTCCAGAAAACCTTCAACCTGCTTAAGGGTTCGATCCCGGCCCGCACCGGCGTTTCGCTGGATGATTTTGACGAATGCGCAAAAAAATCCGAAGCCGACATGCAAGCGGACCAGAAAACCGGTGGTTTCCTGCCGTCCATGGCACATGGCATGGCCCTGCCGGGTCATCTCTCAGGTGCGATCGTTGACGTCGTAACCGCACATTTCAACTCCGACATGTCGTCGGACGAAGCGGTCAACCGCCTGGTTGAAGCTGTTGAACTGGCAAAAGACTGATCCTTCAGTCGATCCGAGATTGCCAAAAAGGCAATAACGCACTGGCCCCGAAACCCCGTTTCGGGGCCAGCTTCCCTTATCTTTTAATTATTCTGAGGCAAAGGGCATGGGGGCTTCTTCAAGCACCGAAAGCAACCTGATGGCCAGCCTGCAACGCAATCTGTCCAAGATCGTTGTGGCACCATCCTTTGCTGCGTCCCTGTTTTTCGTCTACGGCTTCATCCTTTGGACCGCCTGGATGGCGTTTTCCAAATCGCGCATGATGCCGGTCTATGACTGGGCCGGGCTGCGGCAATATGAACGCCTATGGCAAATGGAACGCTGGCATGTTGCCATCGAAAACCTGCTGATTTTCGGCGGTCTTTTTATCGTTATCTGTCTTTTCCTGGGATGTCTGCTGGCTGTTTTGCTTGATCAGCGCATCCGGGCGGAAGGCGTTCTGCGTACCGTTTTTCTATACCCGATGGCGCTATCCTTCATTGTAACCGGCACCGTCTGGAAATGGATTCTCAACCCTGGTCTTGGTCTTGAAAAAATGATGCACGACCTGGGCTGGGCCAGTTTCAAATTTGACTGGCTGGTGAAT is a genomic window containing:
- a CDS encoding carbohydrate ABC transporter permease, with product MGASSSTESNLMASLQRNLSKIVVAPSFAASLFFVYGFILWTAWMAFSKSRMMPVYDWAGLRQYERLWQMERWHVAIENLLIFGGLFIVICLFLGCLLAVLLDQRIRAEGVLRTVFLYPMALSFIVTGTVWKWILNPGLGLEKMMHDLGWASFKFDWLVNSDFAIYTVVIAAVWQASGFVMAMFLAALRGVDQDIIRAAYMDGASLPRIYFGIIIPSIRPVFLSAIVVLAHLAVKSFDLVIALTGGGPGYSSDLPATFMYTMAFQRNQLGISAASAMMMLATVMAIIVPYLYSELRGGKKNG
- a CDS encoding DUF1127 domain-containing protein; this encodes MFLSSIIVAVRRWAYARSVANELYDLDARDLDDVGISRWQIKDVARKAARDAIA
- a CDS encoding ABC transporter substrate-binding protein, yielding MKLSKSILAASVGIAALASASLAHAEPTAEVLHWWTSGGEAKAVAALKKDFEEHGGKWEDSPVAGGAGDAAMTVLRSRVLSGDAPSAVQLKGPAIQEWAEQGALANLDDVAKKEDWDAVIPKRIQDIMKYDGDYVAVPVNIHRVNWIWSNPELLAKVGAKEGPKTWKEFNELAEKLKAAGITPLAHGGQPWQDATIFETVVLGMGGPEFYQQALVDLDEDALKSDTMKKVFDEMRTIRGYVDPDFPGRDWNLATAMVMNGKAAMQIMGDWAKGEFLAAGKVPGKDFLCSATPADDGNGFLFNTDSFAMFKVSGEDKIEGQKLLAELIMGKKFQKTFNLLKGSIPARTGVSLDDFDECAKKSEADMQADQKTGGFLPSMAHGMALPGHLSGAIVDVVTAHFNSDMSSDEAVNRLVEAVELAKD
- the bfr gene encoding bacterioferritin — encoded protein: MKGDRQIIGYLNRTLTNQLTAINQYFLHARMLKNWGVVEMGEYEYKLSIKEMKRADDLIERILFLDGLPNLQNLNKLLIGENVSEIVDCDMKYELAALPLLREAISACEKAEDFVTRDLLVSFLEDQEEHVDWLETQQWQLDNVGIQNFIQSRSGDGD
- the bfr gene encoding bacterioferritin gives rise to the protein MKGSQNVIDILNRQLTAELSAADQYNTHAEMYLDWGLHALYERMHHEKDEELDHAKRLIERILFLEGVPDTASRTPINVGQTVPEMMKNDLEHEYMVIKYLKEAIKLAEVEGDYQTRNMLTVLLDDSEEDHAHWLEQQIRLIDMMGLPNYIQFRAVGEPSPHG
- a CDS encoding ABC transporter substrate-binding protein, whose amino-acid sequence is MYALKSKPHSSYAKKAAFCASALLALVPAIAQAEPTVEVLHYWTSGGEAKAAVALKKDFEAHGGKWIDSPVAGGGGSAAMTVLRSRVLAGDAPTAVQLKSPAIMEWAEQGALANLDDVAKKEKWDEILPKRLSTLMKYDGHYVAVPVNIHRTDMIWANPEVLAKVGASKVPSNWDDFNKLAEKLKAQGIVPLALGGQPWQETILFENVVLGIGGTEFYQKALIDLDEDALKSDTMKKVFDEMRILRVFVDEDFAGRDWNLATAMVMNGKAAMQVMGDWAKGEFLAAGKVPGKDFLCQATPSNHGYLFNTDSFAMFSVEGADKIEGQNLLASLILGQKFQETFNLLKGSIPARLGVPMDKFDMCALQSEKDMQASQASDGFLPSVGVNMALPGNLTGAIIDTVTSHFNSEMSSQEAVDKLVQAVNLAKE
- a CDS encoding heavy metal translocating P-type ATPase, which translates into the protein MTVKKSSDRQKVSYDRDLSFDVGGMTCASCAGRVEKALKKLDGVEEVDVNLAMNSAHVRLAENVASDAKALASAVRKAGYDVAEEKLSYDIDGMTCASCSGRVEKALAKLPGVVSATVNLALERADLSVLPGTVKDRQVLRAVEKAGYHAVSRNNGQSQTDSAADGHKDYAIWWLVASIILAAPLVGQMIWMYLGVDYRLPAWGELALATPVQFIIGWRFYRGAWAALRNRAANMDVLVALGTSAAYFLSLYNMLQPGTTGEGHLYFEASAVIITLILGGKIMEERAKRGASAAIRELMALRPRKARRLDPQSGEETEVSVDDLQVDDIVRVRPGEKLPIDGVVTSGESEIDESLITGETRPVLRKSGDEVVGGAVNGTGRLDICVNAVGQDTTLSRIIRLVEQAQTGKAPVQQMVDKVAAVFVPIIILIALVTFAGWLMAGFTLETAIVSAVSVLVIACPCALGLATPTALVAGTGAAARSGILIRNFEALEQAHNVDAVIFDKTGTLTEGVPTVTDVVISSNDWDEKEFLRLIASVQAASEHPLAQAVVKAAADRELKLADVADFKGTTGAGVGGTVEGHAILIGTESLLKDHDVALPEHSVAENVKQAEQTGSTVVLVAIDGRFAGYLALEDKIRDSAIAAVSDLKSRGIDSIMLSGDAEDVAAHVAKQIGLESWRGRIRPQDKAREVEKLRKEGRHVAMVGDGINDAPALAAADVGIAMGGGTDVAMETAGITLMRSDPALVAGAIDISIVTRRKITQNLFWAFGYNVIGVPLAAFGILSPAIAGAAMALSSVSVVTNSLMLRRWKLREKGNQK